A part of Amycolatopsis lurida genomic DNA contains:
- a CDS encoding MFS transporter small subunit: protein MTDQAPVRRRTGLMVLAWLWVALPFAYGVYELFRKVVQLFGG, encoded by the coding sequence ATGACCGACCAGGCACCCGTACGCCGCCGCACCGGGCTGATGGTCCTCGCCTGGCTGTGGGTCGCGCTTCCGTTCGCCTACGGCGTCTACGAACTGTTCCGGAAGGTCGTCCAGCTCTTCGGCGGCTGA
- the fdhD gene encoding formate dehydrogenase accessory sulfurtransferase FdhD has protein sequence MGRVTVRRPVRKISATKDVRRPDVLAAEEPLEIRVGGKALAVTMRTPGNDVELAHGFLLSEGVLASREDIAVARYCDGVDDQGRNTYNVLDIALAEGVAPPDTGVERNFYTTSSCGVCGKAALDAVKLKSRFSPEKSEFAVSTDVLSKLPDTLRAHQKVFSSTGGLHAAALFDGDGNLAVVREDVGRHNAVDKVLGWALQEGRIPASDVGLLVSGRASFELVQKAAMAGIGLLAAVSAPSSLAAELADENGMTLIGFLRGDSMNLYSGEQRVLDLGG, from the coding sequence GTGGGCAGGGTGACGGTGCGGCGTCCGGTGCGGAAGATCTCCGCGACGAAGGACGTGCGGCGGCCCGACGTGCTCGCGGCCGAAGAACCGCTGGAGATCCGGGTCGGCGGCAAGGCACTCGCGGTCACCATGCGGACACCCGGCAACGACGTGGAACTGGCGCACGGGTTCCTGCTGTCGGAGGGTGTGCTCGCCTCGCGCGAGGACATCGCGGTCGCGCGCTACTGCGACGGCGTCGACGACCAGGGCCGCAACACCTACAACGTCCTGGACATCGCGCTGGCCGAAGGGGTCGCTCCGCCGGATACCGGTGTCGAGCGGAACTTCTACACCACGTCCTCGTGCGGCGTCTGCGGCAAGGCCGCACTCGACGCGGTGAAGCTGAAAAGCCGGTTTTCGCCGGAGAAGTCCGAGTTCGCGGTGAGCACCGACGTGCTGTCGAAGCTCCCGGACACGCTTCGCGCGCACCAGAAGGTGTTCTCCAGCACTGGCGGGCTGCACGCGGCCGCCCTGTTCGACGGTGATGGGAACCTCGCCGTCGTCCGCGAGGACGTCGGCAGGCACAACGCCGTCGACAAGGTCCTCGGCTGGGCGCTGCAGGAAGGCCGGATCCCCGCGTCGGACGTCGGGCTGCTGGTGTCCGGCCGCGCCTCGTTCGAACTGGTGCAGAAGGCCGCCATGGCCGGGATCGGCCTGCTGGCGGCGGTTTCCGCGCCGTCGTCGCTGGCCGCGGAACTGGCCGACGAGAACGGCATGACCCTCATCGGCTTCCTCCGCGGCGACAGCATGAACCTGTACAGCGGGGAACAGCGGGTGCTCGACCTCGGGGGCTGA
- a CDS encoding valine--tRNA ligase — protein sequence MTENAQQQQTDLPGTWNPADEEASLYQRWVDAGYFTADPTSDKPPFTVVIPPPNVTGSLHIGHAFEHTLIDAITRYHRMLGDETLYLPGMDHASIAVHALVEKQLRAEGTSRRELGREAFVERVWQWKNEHGGKILAQMKRLGEGVDWTRERFTMDDGLSKAVNTIFKKLYDDGLIYRAERLVNWSPELRSVLSDAEVKHEEVEGELVSMRYGDGENAIVVATTRMETMLGDTAVAVHPDDERYTHLIGTEVELPLTGRKIPIVADKHVDPEFGTGAVKVTPAHDPNDFEIGQRHDLPMITIMDEQGRIDGTGTEFDGMDRFEARVAVREKLREQGRIIAEKRPYLHSVGHSERSKEPIEPRLSLQWFVKVGPLAKAAGDAVRDGRVNVHPPEMEKRYFDWVDNLHDWCISRQLWWGHRIPVWYGPNDEVVCVGPDEEPPSGEGWTQDPDVLDTWFSSGLWPFSTLGWPEKTPDLNKFYPTSVLVTGYDILFFWVVRMMMFGLYATGEAPFKTIALHGMVRDQFGKKMSKTAGNGVDPIEWMDKYGTDALRFTLTRGANPGTDVPIGEEWVAGSRNFTTKLWNATKFAMMNGADANAPLPPAAELTEADRWILGRLGNVVDEVTGYLADYQFAKATDTLYQFTWTELCDWYLELSKVQVFQGDEARVTATRAVLGHVFDTVLKLLHPFIPFITEKLWTALTGRDSLVVAPWPVADASYADAVADKRIADVQKLVTEVRRFRADQGLKPSQKVAARLSGDGFAEITGHDEPIRALVRLTQPEDGFAPSASLEVGLSAGVVTVELDLSGTIDVAAERKRLQKDLGAAEKELAQAEAKLGNQAFIDKAPEPVIGKIRARKETAVADIERINARLATLPAS from the coding sequence GTGACCGAGAACGCCCAGCAGCAGCAGACCGACCTTCCGGGTACCTGGAACCCGGCCGACGAAGAAGCCTCGCTCTACCAGCGTTGGGTAGACGCCGGCTACTTCACGGCCGACCCCACGTCGGACAAGCCGCCGTTCACGGTAGTCATCCCGCCCCCGAACGTGACCGGTTCGCTGCACATCGGGCACGCGTTCGAGCACACCCTGATCGACGCCATCACCCGCTACCACCGCATGCTCGGCGACGAGACGCTGTACCTGCCGGGCATGGACCACGCGAGCATCGCGGTCCACGCGCTGGTCGAGAAGCAGCTCCGCGCCGAGGGCACCAGCCGCCGCGAGCTCGGCCGCGAGGCCTTCGTGGAGCGCGTCTGGCAGTGGAAGAACGAGCACGGCGGCAAGATCCTCGCCCAGATGAAGCGCCTCGGCGAGGGCGTGGACTGGACCCGGGAGCGGTTCACCATGGACGACGGCCTGTCCAAGGCCGTCAACACGATCTTCAAGAAGCTCTACGACGACGGCCTGATCTACCGCGCCGAACGGCTGGTCAACTGGTCGCCGGAGCTGCGGTCAGTGCTGTCCGACGCCGAGGTGAAGCACGAAGAGGTCGAGGGCGAGCTCGTCTCGATGCGCTACGGCGACGGCGAGAACGCGATCGTCGTGGCCACCACCCGGATGGAGACGATGCTCGGCGACACCGCCGTCGCGGTCCACCCGGACGACGAGCGCTACACGCACCTCATCGGCACCGAGGTCGAGCTTCCGCTGACCGGGCGCAAGATCCCGATCGTCGCGGACAAGCACGTCGACCCGGAGTTCGGCACCGGTGCGGTCAAGGTGACCCCCGCGCACGACCCGAACGACTTCGAGATCGGCCAGCGGCACGACCTGCCGATGATCACGATCATGGACGAGCAGGGCCGCATCGACGGCACCGGCACCGAGTTCGACGGCATGGACCGCTTCGAGGCCCGTGTCGCGGTGCGGGAGAAGCTGCGCGAGCAGGGCCGCATCATCGCGGAGAAGCGTCCGTACCTGCACAGCGTCGGGCACTCCGAGCGGTCCAAGGAGCCGATCGAGCCGCGGCTTTCGCTGCAGTGGTTCGTCAAGGTCGGCCCGCTCGCGAAGGCCGCCGGCGACGCGGTGCGCGACGGCCGGGTGAACGTCCACCCGCCGGAGATGGAGAAGCGCTACTTCGACTGGGTCGACAACCTGCACGACTGGTGCATCTCGCGCCAGCTGTGGTGGGGCCACCGCATCCCGGTCTGGTACGGCCCGAACGACGAGGTTGTCTGCGTCGGACCGGACGAGGAGCCGCCTTCGGGTGAGGGCTGGACCCAGGACCCGGACGTCCTCGACACCTGGTTCTCGTCGGGCCTGTGGCCGTTCTCCACCCTCGGGTGGCCGGAGAAGACCCCGGACCTGAACAAGTTCTATCCGACGTCGGTGCTGGTCACCGGCTACGACATCCTGTTCTTCTGGGTCGTCCGGATGATGATGTTCGGTCTCTACGCCACCGGCGAGGCGCCGTTCAAGACCATCGCGCTGCACGGCATGGTCCGCGACCAGTTCGGCAAGAAGATGTCGAAGACCGCGGGCAACGGCGTCGACCCCATCGAATGGATGGACAAGTACGGCACCGACGCGCTGCGGTTCACCCTCACGCGGGGCGCCAACCCGGGCACGGACGTGCCGATCGGCGAGGAGTGGGTCGCGGGCTCCCGGAACTTCACCACGAAGCTCTGGAACGCCACCAAGTTCGCGATGATGAACGGCGCGGACGCGAACGCCCCGTTGCCCCCCGCGGCCGAGCTCACCGAGGCCGACCGCTGGATCCTCGGCAGGCTCGGCAACGTCGTCGACGAGGTCACCGGCTACCTGGCGGACTACCAGTTCGCGAAGGCCACCGACACGCTCTACCAGTTCACCTGGACCGAGCTGTGCGACTGGTACTTGGAGCTGTCGAAGGTCCAGGTCTTCCAGGGCGACGAGGCCCGCGTGACGGCGACGCGCGCGGTGCTGGGGCACGTGTTCGACACGGTGCTGAAGCTGCTGCACCCGTTCATCCCGTTCATCACCGAGAAGCTGTGGACGGCGCTGACCGGCCGCGACTCGCTGGTCGTCGCCCCGTGGCCGGTGGCCGACGCGTCGTACGCCGACGCCGTGGCGGACAAGCGGATCGCGGACGTGCAGAAGCTGGTGACCGAGGTCCGCCGGTTCCGCGCGGACCAGGGCCTCAAGCCCAGCCAGAAGGTGGCCGCGCGGCTGTCCGGTGACGGATTCGCCGAGATCACCGGGCACGACGAGCCGATTCGCGCGCTGGTCCGGCTCACCCAGCCTGAAGACGGCTTCGCGCCGAGCGCGTCGCTCGAAGTCGGCCTGTCGGCCGGTGTCGTCACCGTCGAGCTGGACCTGTCCGGCACGATCGACGTCGCCGCCGAGCGCAAGCGCCTGCAGAAGGACCTCGGCGCGGCGGAGAAGGAACTGGCGCAGGCCGAGGCCAAGCTCGGCAACCAGGCCTTCATCGACAAGGCGCCGGAGCCGGTGATCGGCAAGATCCGGGCCCGCAAGGAGACCGCGGTCGCGGATATCGAGCGCATCAACGCCCGGTTGGCGACGCTTCCCGCCTCCTGA
- a CDS encoding L-lactate MFS transporter, with the protein MAVGFLDRSRIVAAPGWSRWLVPPAALAVHLSIGQAYAWSVFKPPLEKTLGLSGTESALPFQLGIVMLGLSAAFGGTLVERNGPRWAMFVSMVCFSSGFLLSALGVATSQYWLVVLGWGGIGGIGLGIGYISPVSTLIKWFPDRPGMATGIAIMGFGGGALIASPWSSQMLGAAPWSIGTVATAFLVHGLVYAVFMTLGILLVRVPADGWKPAGWEPKPDHGNAMITTANVSARNALRTPQFWLLWVVLCFNVTAGIGILEKASPMIADFFRETSTPVGTAAAAGFVALLSLTNMLGRFVWSSTSDLVGRKNIYRLYLGAGALLYLVIALTTNASKLVFVLCAMLILSFYGGGFATVPAYLKDLFGTYQVGAIHGRLLTAWSMAGVLGPLIVNAISDSQKAAGKVGPDLYTTSLFIMIGLLVVGFVANELVRPVDPKYHEPASSGEPARSEAR; encoded by the coding sequence ATGGCTGTCGGCTTCCTGGACCGTTCCCGCATCGTCGCAGCACCGGGCTGGAGCCGCTGGCTGGTGCCACCCGCCGCGCTGGCCGTCCACCTGTCGATCGGTCAGGCGTACGCGTGGAGCGTCTTCAAACCGCCGCTGGAGAAGACCCTCGGGCTCAGCGGCACGGAGAGCGCTCTGCCGTTCCAGCTCGGCATCGTGATGCTCGGGCTGTCGGCGGCGTTCGGCGGGACGCTGGTCGAACGCAACGGGCCGCGCTGGGCGATGTTCGTCTCGATGGTCTGTTTCAGTTCGGGCTTCCTGCTGTCCGCGCTCGGCGTGGCGACGTCGCAGTACTGGCTCGTCGTCCTCGGCTGGGGCGGGATCGGCGGCATCGGGCTCGGGATCGGCTACATCTCACCGGTGTCGACGCTGATCAAATGGTTCCCGGACCGGCCGGGGATGGCCACCGGGATCGCGATCATGGGCTTCGGCGGCGGCGCGCTGATCGCCTCCCCGTGGTCTTCGCAGATGCTGGGCGCGGCGCCGTGGTCCATCGGGACCGTCGCGACGGCCTTCCTCGTGCACGGCCTGGTCTACGCGGTCTTCATGACCCTCGGCATCCTGCTGGTGCGGGTGCCCGCCGACGGCTGGAAGCCCGCGGGCTGGGAACCGAAGCCCGACCACGGCAACGCGATGATCACCACCGCGAACGTGTCGGCGCGCAACGCCCTCCGGACGCCGCAGTTCTGGCTGCTCTGGGTGGTCCTGTGCTTCAACGTGACCGCGGGCATCGGCATCCTGGAGAAGGCGTCGCCGATGATCGCGGACTTCTTCCGCGAGACCTCGACCCCGGTCGGCACCGCCGCCGCGGCCGGGTTCGTCGCGTTGCTCTCGCTGACCAACATGCTCGGCCGGTTCGTCTGGTCGTCCACTTCGGACCTGGTGGGGCGCAAGAACATCTACCGGCTCTACCTCGGCGCCGGCGCACTGCTGTACCTGGTGATCGCGCTGACCACCAACGCGTCGAAGCTCGTGTTCGTCCTGTGCGCCATGCTGATCCTGTCGTTCTATGGCGGCGGCTTCGCGACCGTGCCCGCGTATCTGAAGGACCTCTTCGGCACCTACCAGGTGGGCGCGATCCACGGCAGGCTGCTGACCGCGTGGTCGATGGCCGGGGTGCTCGGGCCGCTCATCGTCAACGCCATCTCCGACAGCCAGAAGGCGGCGGGCAAGGTCGGCCCCGACCTCTACACGACGTCGCTGTTCATCATGATCGGCCTCCTGGTGGTCGGTTTCGTCGCCAACGAACTGGTGCGCCCGGTCGACCCGAAGTACCACGAGCCGGCGTCGTCCGGTGAGCCCGCGAGGAGTGAGGCCCGATGA
- a CDS encoding SDR family NAD(P)-dependent oxidoreductase: MGVLITGASRGIGRAIARAFAEKGDRVAVHYASKREDAERTLGDLPGSGHGLIQGDLSDPEVAQRVADEAEALVDGIDVLVNNAAFAPSASSAHPVAEVSYEDWQRVWRRMLDVNVLGTANVTYCVTRHMIERGAAGRVVNIGSRGAFKGEPEFPAYGASKAALHSLGQSLAVALAPHGIAVTTVAPGFTATDRVAAKVEGARGESPFGRVGTPEEVAAAVLYLASGDAAWASGAILDLNGASYLRM; the protein is encoded by the coding sequence GTGGGAGTTCTGATCACCGGGGCGTCGCGCGGTATCGGCCGTGCGATCGCCCGCGCCTTCGCGGAAAAGGGTGACCGAGTCGCCGTCCACTACGCCTCGAAGCGGGAGGACGCCGAGCGGACGCTCGGTGACTTGCCCGGTTCCGGCCACGGGCTGATCCAGGGCGACCTGTCGGATCCCGAGGTGGCGCAGCGGGTCGCCGACGAGGCCGAAGCGCTGGTGGACGGCATCGACGTCCTGGTGAACAACGCCGCCTTCGCGCCGTCCGCGTCGTCGGCCCATCCCGTCGCCGAAGTGTCCTATGAGGACTGGCAGCGGGTCTGGCGGCGGATGCTCGACGTCAACGTGCTCGGCACCGCCAACGTGACCTACTGCGTGACCCGGCACATGATCGAGCGCGGCGCGGCGGGCCGGGTGGTCAACATCGGCTCGCGAGGTGCCTTCAAGGGTGAGCCCGAGTTTCCGGCGTACGGCGCGAGCAAGGCCGCGCTGCACTCGCTGGGGCAGTCGCTCGCCGTCGCTCTCGCTCCGCACGGGATCGCCGTGACCACCGTCGCGCCCGGCTTCACCGCGACGGACCGCGTCGCGGCGAAGGTCGAAGGCGCGCGCGGCGAGAGCCCGTTCGGCCGGGTCGGCACGCCGGAGGAGGTCGCGGCGGCGGTGCTCTACCTCGCTTCCGGCGACGCCGCGTGGGCGTCCGGCGCGATCCTCGACCTGAACGGTGCCTCGTACCTGCGGATGTGA
- a CDS encoding FdhF/YdeP family oxidoreductase, with product MTRDAPANDVDETQLEVGKPKSWAAGIPGVAVSLMRGMEQMGAARTVKTLRLLNQRDGFDCPGCAWPEPREVDGEHRKLAEFCENGAKAVAEEATKRRVGREFFAAHSLQELAEKTDFWLGQQGRITEPFVLREGATHYEPISWDDAFTLVADELRALQDPNEAIFYTSGRTSNEAAFLYQLLVRSFGTNNLPDCSNMCHESSGAALAATTGIGKGSVSLADIHKADLIVVVGQNPGTNHPRMLSALEEAKGNGAKIMAVNPLPEAGLMRFKNPQNVRGVVGKGTPLADEFAQIRLGGDLALFQAIGHLLLKWEEETPGTIVDRAFVESSTEGFEDYAKHLREINWTEVGAATGLQREQIERLARMIATSKRTIYCWAMGLTQHKHAVQTISEIANLALVRGMIGEPGAGLCPVRGHSNVQGDRTMGIWEKMPESFMDSLDAEFGIKVPRDHGYDTVAAIRAMRDGKGKVFFAVGGNFASATPDTELTEKALKSCSLTAHVSTKLNRSHVVPGRTALILPTLGRTERDVQAGGEQFVTVEDSMSQVHTSRGRLAPASEHLLSEVAIVCHLAEALLGAGHAVPWRDFHADYDLIRDRIARVVPGCHDYNARVREPDGFVLPHAPRDSRQFNGTANGKANFTVSELEYPEVPEGRLLLQTMRSHDQYNTTIYGLSDRYRGIEDARRVVLVNPEDLVSLGLADGAMVDLVSEWRDGDRRAPRFRVVSYPTAKGCAAAYFPEANALVPLDSVADKSNTPVSKAIVVRLEPLG from the coding sequence ATGACCCGCGACGCACCCGCGAACGACGTTGACGAGACACAGCTCGAGGTCGGGAAACCGAAGAGCTGGGCGGCCGGGATCCCCGGGGTCGCCGTCTCCCTGATGCGCGGCATGGAACAGATGGGCGCCGCACGCACGGTGAAGACGCTGCGCCTGCTGAACCAGCGCGACGGCTTCGACTGTCCCGGGTGCGCCTGGCCCGAGCCGCGCGAGGTCGACGGCGAGCACCGCAAACTCGCCGAGTTCTGTGAGAACGGTGCGAAGGCCGTCGCCGAGGAGGCGACGAAGCGCCGCGTCGGCCGCGAGTTCTTCGCCGCGCATTCGCTTCAAGAGCTGGCGGAGAAGACGGACTTCTGGCTCGGCCAGCAGGGCCGCATCACCGAGCCGTTCGTACTGCGCGAAGGCGCGACGCATTACGAGCCGATCTCCTGGGACGACGCGTTCACGCTGGTGGCGGACGAGCTTCGCGCGCTGCAGGACCCGAACGAGGCGATCTTCTACACCTCCGGCCGCACCAGCAACGAGGCCGCGTTCCTCTACCAGCTGCTCGTGCGCTCCTTCGGCACCAACAACCTCCCCGACTGCTCCAACATGTGCCACGAATCGTCCGGCGCGGCGCTCGCGGCCACGACCGGCATCGGCAAGGGTTCGGTGTCGCTCGCCGACATCCACAAGGCGGACCTGATCGTGGTGGTCGGCCAGAACCCCGGCACCAACCATCCGCGCATGCTGTCCGCGCTGGAGGAGGCCAAGGGCAACGGCGCGAAGATCATGGCCGTCAACCCGCTGCCCGAAGCCGGTCTGATGCGGTTCAAGAACCCGCAGAACGTCCGCGGCGTGGTCGGCAAGGGCACCCCGCTGGCCGACGAGTTCGCGCAGATCCGGCTCGGTGGCGACCTCGCGCTGTTCCAGGCGATCGGTCATCTGCTGCTGAAGTGGGAAGAGGAGACGCCCGGCACGATCGTCGACCGCGCGTTCGTCGAGTCGTCCACCGAGGGGTTCGAGGATTACGCGAAGCATCTGCGGGAGATCAACTGGACCGAGGTCGGCGCCGCGACCGGGCTGCAGCGCGAGCAGATCGAGCGGCTGGCGCGGATGATCGCGACGTCGAAGCGGACCATCTACTGCTGGGCGATGGGGCTGACCCAGCACAAGCACGCCGTGCAGACGATCTCCGAGATCGCGAACCTGGCGCTGGTGCGCGGCATGATCGGCGAACCGGGCGCGGGTCTGTGCCCGGTTCGCGGGCACTCCAACGTCCAGGGCGACCGGACGATGGGCATCTGGGAGAAGATGCCGGAGTCCTTTATGGACAGTCTCGACGCCGAGTTCGGCATCAAGGTCCCGCGAGACCACGGGTATGACACCGTCGCCGCGATCCGCGCGATGCGGGACGGCAAGGGCAAGGTCTTCTTCGCCGTCGGCGGCAACTTCGCTTCCGCCACCCCGGACACGGAGCTGACCGAGAAGGCGCTCAAGTCCTGCTCGCTGACCGCGCACGTGTCGACGAAGCTCAACCGCTCGCACGTCGTCCCCGGCAGGACCGCGCTGATCCTGCCCACCCTCGGCCGCACGGAACGCGACGTCCAGGCGGGCGGCGAACAGTTCGTCACCGTCGAGGACTCGATGTCGCAGGTGCACACCTCACGCGGCAGGCTGGCCCCGGCCAGTGAGCACCTGCTCTCCGAGGTCGCCATCGTCTGCCATCTCGCGGAGGCCCTGCTCGGTGCCGGGCACGCCGTGCCGTGGCGGGACTTCCACGCCGACTACGACCTCATCCGCGACCGGATCGCCCGCGTCGTCCCCGGCTGCCACGACTACAACGCCCGGGTGCGCGAGCCCGACGGTTTCGTCCTGCCGCACGCGCCGCGCGATTCCCGGCAGTTCAACGGGACCGCCAACGGCAAGGCGAACTTCACCGTCTCCGAACTCGAGTATCCCGAGGTGCCCGAAGGCAGGCTGCTGCTGCAGACGATGCGCAGCCACGACCAGTACAACACCACGATCTACGGCCTTTCCGACCGTTATCGCGGCATCGAGGACGCGCGGCGCGTCGTGCTGGTGAACCCCGAGGACCTGGTCTCGCTCGGGCTCGCCGACGGCGCGATGGTCGACCTGGTCTCGGAATGGCGGGACGGCGACCGCCGGGCTCCGCGGTTCCGGGTGGTCTCCTACCCGACGGCGAAGGGCTGCGCCGCGGCGTACTTCCCCGAAGCGAACGCGTTGGTGCCGCTGGATTCGGTGGCGGACAAGTCGAACACGCCGGTGTCGAAGGCGATCGTGGTACGGCTGGAGCCGCTGGGCTGA
- a CDS encoding carotenoid oxygenase family protein: protein MGNKFLEGNFAPVSREHTITELSVTGRIPEYLDGRYLRNGPNPLSEVDPATYHWFMGDGMVHGVRLRDGRAEWYRNRWVRNPRLSAELGERWDGGTAASLGANTNVIGHAGKTLALIEGGATSFELTDELDTVGACDFDGTLPGGYTAHPKRDPETGELHAVSYFFGSGNKVQYSVIDARGRARRTVDVEVTGSPMMHDFSLTEKHVVFYDLPVTFDNDRAVAASVPSVLRTPARLVMSALVGKVKVPDPFGAKLRQRISGNAGLPYRWNPKYPARIGVMPREGGNGDVRWFEIEPCYVFHPMNAYDDGDDIVLDVVRHPKMFDTELLGPAEGPPTLDRWTIDLTVGKVVEERLDDQGQEFPRVDERLVGRRHRFGYSVSTRDGSASSGALLKHDLWNRSVASREFGAGSQVGEFVFVPSSVDAGEDEGVLMGFVYDAATQKSDLTILDAGTLETVGAVHLPDRVPNGFHGNWVGAEG, encoded by the coding sequence ATGGGCAACAAGTTCCTCGAGGGCAACTTCGCCCCGGTCAGCCGTGAGCACACGATCACCGAACTGTCCGTCACCGGGCGCATCCCGGAGTACCTGGACGGGCGCTACCTGCGGAACGGGCCGAACCCGCTGTCCGAAGTGGACCCGGCGACCTACCACTGGTTCATGGGCGACGGCATGGTGCACGGCGTCCGGCTGCGGGACGGCCGCGCCGAGTGGTACCGCAACCGCTGGGTGCGCAACCCGCGGCTGTCCGCGGAGCTGGGCGAGAGGTGGGACGGCGGGACGGCCGCGTCTTTGGGGGCCAACACGAACGTGATCGGCCACGCGGGCAAGACCCTCGCGCTGATCGAGGGCGGCGCCACGAGCTTCGAGTTGACCGACGAACTCGACACCGTCGGCGCCTGCGACTTCGACGGCACGCTTCCGGGCGGCTACACCGCCCACCCGAAGCGCGATCCGGAGACCGGTGAGCTGCACGCCGTGTCGTACTTCTTCGGCTCGGGCAACAAGGTCCAGTACTCGGTGATCGACGCGCGTGGCCGGGCGCGCCGCACGGTCGACGTCGAGGTCACCGGCTCGCCGATGATGCACGACTTCTCCCTGACCGAGAAGCACGTCGTGTTCTACGACCTCCCGGTCACCTTCGACAACGACCGGGCCGTCGCCGCGTCGGTCCCGTCGGTTCTGCGCACGCCCGCGCGGCTCGTGATGTCCGCGCTGGTGGGGAAGGTGAAGGTGCCGGATCCCTTCGGGGCGAAGCTGCGCCAGCGGATCTCGGGCAACGCGGGCCTGCCGTACCGGTGGAACCCGAAGTACCCGGCGCGGATCGGGGTCATGCCGCGGGAGGGCGGCAACGGTGACGTCCGCTGGTTCGAGATCGAGCCGTGCTACGTCTTCCACCCGATGAACGCCTACGACGACGGCGACGACATCGTGCTGGACGTCGTCCGGCACCCGAAGATGTTCGACACGGAGCTGCTCGGACCCGCCGAGGGGCCGCCGACCCTGGACCGCTGGACCATCGACCTGACCGTCGGCAAGGTCGTCGAAGAACGTCTCGACGACCAGGGGCAGGAGTTCCCGCGCGTCGACGAGCGCCTGGTCGGACGGCGGCACCGCTTCGGCTACTCGGTGTCCACAAGGGACGGATCCGCGTCCTCGGGCGCGCTGCTGAAGCACGATCTGTGGAACCGGTCGGTGGCTTCACGGGAATTCGGTGCGGGCAGCCAGGTGGGGGAGTTCGTCTTCGTTCCGTCCTCTGTGGACGCGGGGGAGGACGAGGGGGTGCTGATGGGCTTCGTCTACGACGCCGCGACGCAGAAGAGCGATCTGACCATTTTGGACGCGGGGACGCTGGAGACCGTCGGAGCCGTGCACCTGCCGGACCGGGTACCGAACGGTTTCCACGGCAACTGGGTGGGCGCGGAGGGCTGA
- a CDS encoding LCP family protein, producing MHKLGKVLVAALAVAVFGGTAYGYTTLESLDGIAREDVIEMPDPGEQPADGSLDILLVGRDSRTDENGKPLPPEMLRELRVGANGDDLTDTLIVLRIPNGQKAVKAFSIPRDSWVTEPGTKDKTKINGIFGHAKFASANAQRAAGKTDKAEIDKVAITAARKATLKAVEDLTGVKIDHFAEVNLQSFYDISKAVGGVEVCLNRATKDRKSGADFPAGKQTIQGADALAFVRQREDLPRSDLDRVRRQQVFLAGLAKQVLSAGTLANPARVSELIDAVKRSVVLDGSWNLLDFVRQMQGVTGGGIAFDTIPIVNPDYRYNPKQPSWTAVQVDPAQVRAFAASLIGAQPATPQAPAGPKVDVVNASGKDGLAARVSDLLAEKGFGKGETTAETGRRTSVVRYSDASGPATEIAKLLGGLETQKADSVVAGHVQVVLGQVYKGPGVSSGGGAAVARTDQPITSADTGCIN from the coding sequence GTGCACAAGCTGGGGAAGGTCCTGGTCGCCGCGCTGGCGGTGGCGGTGTTCGGCGGGACCGCGTACGGATACACGACGCTGGAGTCGCTCGACGGCATCGCCCGAGAAGACGTGATCGAGATGCCGGACCCGGGAGAGCAGCCCGCCGACGGCTCGCTCGACATCCTCCTGGTCGGCCGCGATTCGCGGACCGACGAGAACGGCAAGCCGCTGCCCCCGGAGATGCTGCGTGAGCTGCGGGTGGGCGCGAACGGCGACGACCTGACCGACACGCTCATCGTGCTCCGTATCCCCAACGGCCAGAAGGCCGTGAAGGCCTTTTCGATCCCGCGCGACTCCTGGGTCACGGAGCCGGGGACGAAGGACAAGACCAAGATCAACGGAATCTTCGGTCACGCCAAGTTCGCTTCGGCGAACGCGCAGCGCGCGGCGGGCAAGACCGACAAGGCTGAGATCGACAAGGTGGCGATCACGGCCGCGCGGAAGGCGACCTTGAAGGCGGTCGAGGACCTCACCGGCGTCAAGATCGATCACTTCGCCGAGGTCAACTTGCAGAGTTTCTACGACATCAGCAAGGCCGTCGGCGGGGTCGAGGTGTGCTTGAACAGGGCGACCAAGGATCGCAAGTCCGGGGCGGACTTCCCGGCGGGGAAGCAGACGATCCAGGGCGCCGACGCGCTGGCCTTCGTCCGCCAGCGGGAGGATCTGCCTCGCAGCGACCTCGACCGCGTACGTCGTCAGCAGGTGTTCCTCGCCGGGCTCGCGAAGCAGGTGCTCTCCGCCGGGACGCTCGCCAACCCGGCCCGTGTCTCCGAACTGATCGACGCGGTGAAACGTTCGGTCGTGCTCGACGGCTCGTGGAACCTGCTCGACTTCGTCCGGCAGATGCAGGGCGTCACGGGCGGCGGTATCGCCTTCGACACGATCCCCATCGTCAACCCCGATTATCGCTACAACCCCAAGCAGCCGAGCTGGACCGCCGTGCAGGTGGACCCCGCCCAGGTTCGCGCTTTCGCCGCGTCCCTGATCGGCGCCCAGCCCGCGACGCCGCAGGCGCCCGCCGGGCCCAAGGTCGACGTCGTCAACGCGAGCGGCAAGGACGGTCTTGCCGCTCGCGTTTCGGATCTGTTGGCGGAGAAGGGATTCGGCAAGGGCGAGACGACGGCCGAGACCGGACGGCGGACCTCCGTCGTCCGGTACAGCGACGCGTCCGGGCCCGCCACGGAGATCGCGAAGCTGCTCGGCGGGCTGGAAACCCAGAAGGCCGATTCCGTCGTGGCGGGACATGTACAGGTCGTCCTCGGCCAGGTCTACAAGGGACCGGGCGTGTCCTCGGGTGGCGGGGCGGCCGTCGCCCGGACCGACCAGCCCATCACCTCCGCCGACACCGGGTGTATCAACTGA